The Chanos chanos chromosome 16, fChaCha1.1, whole genome shotgun sequence genome has a window encoding:
- the cdc42ep1b gene encoding cdc42 effector protein 1b, with product MSLGKLTGIKGLVSSSQNRRRFKSDLSVDMISPPLGDFRHTMHVGRGGDVFGDTSFLSNHGGVNGDRGPGSPESSTSASKTTRFFSRTLRHVRKSPTSTMRRGSRDLSLPPPPISPIIKNAISLPQLNLDSPNGGLQRALLPSSISSPEDSLYSYGVKSGFLTLPRLSRQDRQLTDTSGTFSMDFHCDSFTDNGEFALTRSESLTSFTVDLGPSLMSEVLGLIDSSISLQTTNHSLEEDDEEEPSSVFEMALESPSMLSVTMAGSVMGENVTSRGRCSSEEWAEKQTGEHESGESAERKPPDASLAFPLRAEPVMEAEKFQQAADVLARHYGGGALLKGQRWRQEKSRTSMSGQRRAPYAFPEEEEEIKV from the exons ATGAGTCTGGGAAAGCTGACAGGCATTAAGGGACTGGTGTCCAGCTCGCAGAACAGGCGGCGGTTTAAGAGCGATCTCTCCGTCGACATGATCAGCCCTCCGCTCGGCGACTTCCGCCACACCATGCACGTGGGCCGCGGTGGTGACGTCTTCGGTGACACCTCATTCCTTAGCAACCATGGAGGCGTCAACGGCGACCGTGGCCCCGGCAGCCCGGAGTCTTCCACCAGCGCCTCCAAGACCACGAGGTTTTTTTCCCGCACCCTTCGGCACGTGCGGAAAAGCCCCACGTCCACGATGAGACGCGGGTCACGTGACCTGTCCCTCCCGCCTCCCCCCATTTCACCCATAATAAAGAACGCTATCTCGCTGCCGCAGCTAAACCTGGACAGTCCCAATGGTGGCCTGCAGAGGGCGCTGCTCCCGTCCTCCATCAGCTCCCCTGAAGACTCTCTGTACAGTTATG GTGTGAAGTCAGGATTTCTCACACTTCCTCGCCTGTCAAGGCAAGACAGACAGTTGACGGATACCTCTGGAACTTTCTCCATGGACTTCCATTGTGATTCCTTCACAGACAATGGCGAATTTGCCCTGACACGTTCTGAGTCCCTGACCTCCTTTACTGTTGACTTGGGACCCTCCCTCATGAGTGAGGTACtgggtttgattgacagctccaTCAGCCtccaaacaaccaatcacagtctggaagaggatgatgaggaggagcCAAGCTCTGTATTTGAGATGGCATTGGAGAGTCCCTCTATGCTGTCTGTCACCATGGCAGGCTCTGTAATGGGAGAGAATGtcaccagcagggggcgctgttCTAGTGAAGAGTGGGCTGAGAAGCAGACAGGGGAACATGAGAGCGGAGAGTCTGCTGAGAGGAAACCTCCGGACGCCTCGCTGGCGTTCCCGCTGAGAGCGGAGCCGGTCATGGAGGCTGAGAAGTTCCAGCAGGCGGCAGACGTGCTGGCGCGTCACTACGGGGGTGGAGCTCTCTTAAAAGGGCAGCGGTGGAGACAGGAGAAATCACGAACTTCCATGTCTGGCCAGAGGAGGGCGCCATATGCCTtccctgaggaggaggaagagatcAAAGTGTAA